Proteins encoded within one genomic window of Synechococcus sp. PCC 7335:
- a CDS encoding creatininase family protein: MIEGSRELSHRILMHGYIPPQRFFPYLQWPQIRDLPDKANTLIIQPVGAIEQHGPHLPIIVDTVIATSIIGKALHQLDDAIAAYALPPLYYGKSNEHSQFPGTIALSAQTLTAVLMETAESIYHAGFRKLLLVNGHGGQPQILEIVARDLRVQHDDLMIFPLFVWGVPHRVAEIVGQTEYDEGIHAGDIETSVLLALLPEQVKMAAAVREFPKAFPPGSLLSLEGNLPMAWTMKDLSRSGVVGDATAATSEKGEAILNSVSAGWVKVFEEIYRFEGLSLQD; encoded by the coding sequence ATGATCGAAGGATCACGCGAGCTGTCTCACCGTATTCTTATGCATGGCTACATTCCACCCCAGCGATTTTTCCCTTACTTACAATGGCCACAGATTAGAGATTTGCCAGACAAGGCAAATACTTTGATTATTCAGCCAGTAGGCGCGATAGAGCAGCACGGTCCACATCTACCAATAATCGTAGATACCGTTATCGCTACCTCAATTATTGGTAAGGCGCTGCATCAGCTAGACGATGCGATCGCTGCCTACGCTTTGCCGCCCCTCTACTATGGCAAATCAAATGAACATAGTCAGTTTCCGGGCACAATTGCACTATCTGCTCAGACATTGACAGCAGTCCTGATGGAAACAGCTGAGAGTATTTACCACGCTGGGTTCCGGAAACTACTGCTAGTTAATGGACACGGAGGTCAGCCACAGATTCTAGAGATTGTGGCCCGAGATTTACGAGTGCAGCACGACGATCTGATGATATTTCCCCTATTTGTATGGGGCGTACCTCACCGAGTCGCTGAAATAGTCGGCCAAACAGAATACGACGAAGGCATTCATGCTGGAGATATCGAGACAAGCGTTTTGCTAGCGCTACTGCCTGAGCAGGTGAAAATGGCAGCGGCGGTAAGAGAATTTCCAAAGGCGTTTCCCCCAGGGAGCCTACTGAGTCTAGAGGGAAATCTACCCATGGCTTGGACGATGAAAGACTTGAGTCGAAGCGGGGTTGTCGGTGATGCGACAGCAGCAACCTCAGAGAAAGGAGAGGCAATTCTAAATTCTGTTTCAGCAGGGTGGGTCAAAGTGTTCGAAGAAATCTATCGATTTGAAGGACTTAGCCTACAAGATTGA
- the phoU gene encoding phosphate signaling complex protein PhoU has product MKDYFSTSLPTGAVFSNADNQSRLTANKRPSSMVIENSLSRTNNFDDEDTLNKSSAISPGNTQESSPTVADFDQPIPKTTPFISRSSLDRKIIRVQREVLKMGALVENSCFLAKEALCDRNLDAAKRLPIQDREIDALYRQIEVDCTNLLNLEAPVTQDLRLVSAFMQIVRDLERIGDYSKSIGNSAIKLFPYPAHESMHQIGVMLDRCRSMVALCLRSLSELDSEAGTELKRKDDIVDDDYERLYQQLVSTPFVVGSVEPIVLLVLVIRALERIADHATNVGRRVSFVVTGERN; this is encoded by the coding sequence ATGAAAGATTATTTTTCCACTTCTCTTCCTACAGGTGCTGTTTTTTCAAACGCTGATAATCAAAGCCGGCTGACGGCTAATAAAAGGCCTTCTTCTATGGTGATCGAAAACAGTCTTAGTCGAACCAACAACTTTGACGACGAAGATACTCTCAATAAGAGCAGTGCGATTAGCCCTGGGAACACACAGGAAAGTAGCCCCACGGTGGCTGATTTCGATCAGCCTATACCCAAGACAACACCCTTTATTAGTCGCTCTAGCCTAGATCGTAAAATTATTCGAGTGCAGCGAGAAGTTCTAAAGATGGGCGCACTGGTTGAAAATTCTTGCTTTCTAGCCAAAGAGGCCTTATGTGATCGCAACCTGGACGCCGCCAAACGACTTCCTATCCAGGATAGAGAGATCGATGCTCTCTATCGCCAGATTGAAGTAGATTGCACAAATCTCCTGAATTTAGAGGCGCCAGTCACACAAGACCTACGGCTAGTCAGCGCGTTTATGCAGATAGTACGCGACTTAGAGAGAATCGGAGACTATAGCAAAAGTATTGGAAATTCTGCGATCAAGCTGTTTCCATACCCTGCTCATGAGTCCATGCATCAAATTGGCGTCATGTTAGATAGATGCCGCTCTATGGTGGCACTATGCTTGCGATCGCTCTCAGAACTCGACTCAGAAGCAGGTACGGAACTCAAGCGCAAGGACGATATCGTTGATGACGACTACGAACGACTATATCAGCAGCTAGTCAGTACACCGTTTGTAGTAGGTTCCGTAGAACCAATTGTCCTGCTAGTGTTAGTGATTCGTGCCCTAGAACGCATCGCTGATCATGCCACTAATGTTGGTAGAAGAGTTAGCTTTGTTGTCACCGGTGAGCGTAATTAG
- the psaM gene encoding photosystem I reaction center subunit XII — protein sequence MALSDSQIFLALALALIPGFLALRLATELYK from the coding sequence ATGGCATTATCTGACTCTCAGATCTTTTTGGCACTCGCTCTAGCACTCATTCCTGGATTTCTAGCATTACGTTTGGCGACTGAACTTTATAAGTAG
- the ribBA gene encoding bifunctional 3,4-dihydroxy-2-butanone-4-phosphate synthase/GTP cyclohydrolase II, whose amino-acid sequence MVDAHKDGRSNESFQFDSIEDALADLTAGRSIVVVDDEDRENEGDVICAAQFATPDMINFMAVEARGLICLAMTGDRLDELDLPLMVTNSPFEDESEQTAFTVSIDAASKWGVTTGISAEDRARTIQVAINSKSTAHDLRRPGHIFPLRAREGGVLKRVGHTEAGVDLARLAGLYPAAVICEISNPDGSMARRPDLINYAKKHQLRFISIADLISYRLRHERFVKREAVAEMPSKFGEFKVYAYRNQLDGSEHIALVKGDPDTFAQEPIMVRMHSECLTGDALGSLRCDCRMQLQATLKMIESAGKGVVVYLRQEGRGIGLVNKLKAYSLQDMGLDTVEANERLGLPVDQRNYGMGAQILMDLGISQFRLITNNPRKIAGLKGYGLEMVDRVPLLIEATTYNAGYLATKAKKLGHFLLQTYLVTVAIQWSSVEDVGRDTVAERYERLEKLRQIGERHGLLLQEEARSVAVAVFGQMPLIAHLGLDQPGLTSDRWYKDCRHPYVRAIASLLDELISWQDIEQLEFLVSDGGDPFTQLKVRLDRQIFPLSTENQGQPNVMPSDICQKLDTQQIYMFSRQSIASE is encoded by the coding sequence GTGGTAGATGCCCATAAAGATGGCCGCTCGAATGAGAGTTTTCAATTTGATTCAATAGAGGATGCGCTAGCAGATCTAACAGCAGGACGTTCTATCGTGGTGGTCGATGATGAGGACCGCGAGAATGAGGGCGATGTAATCTGCGCTGCTCAATTTGCCACTCCCGATATGATCAACTTCATGGCAGTAGAAGCCAGAGGATTGATCTGTCTAGCGATGACTGGAGATCGTCTAGACGAATTGGACCTCCCGCTGATGGTCACCAATAGTCCGTTTGAAGATGAAAGTGAGCAGACGGCTTTCACCGTTAGTATTGATGCTGCTTCGAAATGGGGAGTAACCACTGGAATCTCCGCTGAAGATAGAGCGCGGACTATTCAAGTTGCTATCAATTCCAAATCAACTGCACATGATTTACGACGGCCAGGACATATCTTCCCATTACGCGCTAGAGAAGGCGGTGTCTTAAAGCGAGTCGGCCATACTGAAGCGGGCGTAGATTTGGCTCGCCTAGCTGGGCTTTATCCAGCTGCTGTTATCTGCGAGATCTCTAATCCTGATGGCTCTATGGCCAGGCGTCCGGACCTGATAAATTATGCTAAAAAGCATCAGCTTAGATTTATTAGCATTGCGGATCTTATTAGCTATCGGCTGCGACACGAGCGATTTGTCAAGCGTGAAGCCGTTGCTGAAATGCCTTCTAAGTTCGGTGAGTTCAAAGTATATGCCTATCGCAACCAGCTAGATGGATCTGAACATATCGCGTTAGTCAAAGGCGATCCCGATACATTTGCACAAGAGCCGATTATGGTCCGAATGCATTCTGAATGTTTGACCGGAGATGCCCTCGGGTCGCTTCGATGCGACTGCCGGATGCAGCTTCAAGCGACGTTGAAGATGATTGAAAGTGCAGGTAAGGGCGTTGTGGTCTATCTGCGTCAGGAAGGACGCGGAATTGGTCTTGTGAATAAGCTAAAGGCATATTCTCTTCAAGACATGGGCTTAGATACGGTTGAGGCAAACGAGCGACTAGGTTTACCGGTAGACCAGCGAAACTATGGAATGGGCGCTCAGATTCTAATGGACTTAGGGATCAGTCAGTTTCGATTGATTACCAACAACCCTCGCAAAATTGCTGGGCTCAAGGGCTATGGTTTAGAAATGGTAGATCGAGTACCGCTATTGATCGAAGCGACTACTTATAATGCTGGATATTTGGCGACTAAGGCAAAGAAGCTTGGCCACTTTCTATTGCAGACATATCTAGTGACCGTGGCCATTCAGTGGAGCAGTGTAGAAGATGTGGGCCGAGATACAGTAGCCGAGCGCTATGAAAGATTAGAAAAACTTCGGCAGATAGGCGAAAGGCACGGGCTGCTGCTTCAAGAAGAAGCTCGCTCCGTAGCAGTAGCGGTATTTGGGCAGATGCCCTTAATTGCTCATTTGGGTTTAGATCAGCCAGGTCTGACTAGTGATCGCTGGTACAAGGATTGTAGGCATCCTTATGTGCGGGCGATCGCCTCTCTTCTAGATGAACTTATCAGCTGGCAAGATATCGAACAGTTGGAGTTTTTGGTCTCCGATGGCGGCGATCCCTTTACTCAGCTCAAAGTTCGACTAGATCGGCAAATCTTTCCATTATCAACTGAAAACCAAGGGCAACCTAACGTCATGCCCAGCGATATCTGTCAAAAACTAGACACTCAGCAGATCTACATGTTCTCTAGGCAGAGCATTGCTTCTGAATAA
- a CDS encoding S41 family peptidase produces MKNTACALGSLQRCSLGVLSLLLPAMATGVLPQTTQTAVASSFQNSPKTVLDEAWQLIYEEYVDGDFNRVDWLGVRQTLLSGEYTSADAAYRELRRVLSSLNDPYTRFLNPAQYSALTEQTSGEVSGVGIRLQKQGQELTITSVLDQSPADKAGIRPGDKVLIIDGRSSRNLTVEGASQLIRGDSGSQLSLTLRRLDDSEETLILTRELVFVSTVDSALYTDEDISVGYIHLDEFSGHAAEQMHEAINTLTEQGAEAFVLDLRGNPGGLLQASIEISRMWLPRGSIVRTVDRDGHDDEITANRTAVTDLPMAVLVDGRSASSSEIVTGALGDNDRAVIVGSPTFGKALVQSLHGLSDGSGIAVTVAHYYTPDGTDISTRGITPDINVSLTAQQQRELETNPALRGTAEDLQFTRAVAAIRPEVLARRQVNAPVLAAPGTKPQLPSQLGRIEP; encoded by the coding sequence ATGAAAAATACTGCCTGTGCTCTAGGCTCGCTACAACGCTGTTCGTTAGGTGTGCTTTCGTTGCTCCTACCAGCAATGGCGACAGGTGTCCTACCACAAACTACTCAGACTGCGGTTGCCTCTAGCTTCCAAAACAGCCCTAAAACCGTTTTAGATGAAGCTTGGCAGCTAATTTACGAAGAATATGTCGACGGTGACTTTAATCGGGTTGATTGGCTAGGGGTTCGTCAAACCCTTCTTAGCGGAGAATATACTTCTGCAGACGCTGCCTATAGAGAGTTGCGGCGCGTACTAAGTAGTCTGAATGACCCCTATACTCGATTTCTAAATCCGGCTCAGTACAGCGCTTTGACAGAACAGACTTCAGGAGAAGTATCCGGTGTCGGCATTAGATTGCAAAAGCAAGGCCAAGAACTAACAATAACAAGCGTTTTAGACCAGTCCCCGGCTGATAAAGCTGGTATCCGACCGGGAGACAAAGTGCTGATCATTGACGGCCGCTCAAGTCGAAATCTAACCGTTGAAGGCGCTTCGCAGCTCATTAGAGGAGATAGCGGCAGCCAACTTTCCTTGACACTACGCCGCCTAGATGACAGTGAGGAAACCTTAATCCTAACTAGAGAGCTAGTTTTTGTTTCGACAGTCGACTCTGCTCTGTACACAGATGAGGATATCTCAGTCGGTTATATTCACCTAGATGAATTTAGTGGCCATGCGGCTGAGCAAATGCATGAGGCTATCAATACTCTCACAGAACAGGGAGCAGAAGCCTTTGTATTAGACTTGCGGGGGAACCCAGGCGGATTGCTGCAGGCAAGTATTGAGATTAGCCGGATGTGGCTGCCTCGAGGCAGTATCGTTCGGACGGTCGATAGAGATGGCCATGATGATGAGATTACAGCTAACCGCACAGCGGTAACCGATCTACCCATGGCAGTGCTGGTTGATGGTCGCTCAGCTAGCTCAAGTGAGATTGTCACGGGTGCATTAGGCGATAATGACCGCGCAGTTATTGTCGGTAGTCCTACTTTTGGCAAAGCGCTCGTCCAGAGCTTGCATGGACTCTCTGATGGATCTGGAATAGCGGTCACTGTCGCTCACTACTACACGCCTGATGGTACAGACATTAGTACTCGGGGGATTACGCCGGATATTAACGTTTCTCTTACCGCTCAGCAACAGCGTGAGTTAGAAACAAACCCGGCGCTTAGAGGGACAGCAGAGGATTTGCAGTTCACTCGCGCAGTAGCGGCTATTCGCCCTGAAGTACTTGCTAGGCGGCAGGTCAATGCGCCGGTTTTAGCAGCTCCCGGAACAAAACCACAGCTTCCTAGTCAGCTAGGACGAATCGAACCTTAA